In Saccharospirillaceae bacterium, the genomic window TATTCGGTCGTCCCCACATTGGACGACACCTTAAATTTCAAGGAGACAACCATGTCAAAAGGGCACTCTTTACAAGACCCTTATCTGAACCAACTGCGCAAAGAGCGTATTCCGGTTTCCATTTTCCTGGTAAACGGAATTAAGCTGCAGGGCCAGATTGAATCATTTGACCAGTTTGTAATTTTGCTGAAAAACACCGTAAGCCAGATGGTGTATAAGCATGCGATTTCTACTGTTGTGCCATCTCGTAACGTTCGTCTGGCGCCAGCCGACAGCGGTGTTGAAGCGGCGGAAGAGTAAGTTCTTTTTTATGCCGGGACCTTTCCCGGCGTAATTCCTTTCCGAATTTTTATCAGAGGCTTAGCTGACTTTGTTCTTTGAACGGCCAACTAACAATTCAGGCCAAAAGCAGGGTGGCGAAACCGCAATACTGGTTCATATCGATTTTCCCGAAGGCCTGAACCGCGAAGATCTGAATGAGTTTCGTGAGCTGGTGATTTCTGCCGGTGCTGATCCGCTTGAACTGGTAACCGCAAAGCGCTCTACTCCCGACCCAAAAACCTTTATTGGACTGGGTAAAGTGGAAGAGATTCGCGACATGCTGAATCTGCATGACTGCCAGCTTGTGATGTTTAATCATGCGTTATCGCCCAGCCAGGAGCGCAATCTTGAGAAGGCACTGGAGTGCCGTGTGGTAGACCGTACTGGTCTGATTCTCGATATTTTTGCTCAGCGTGCCCGAACTCACGAGGGTAAACTGCAGGTTGAGTTGGCCCAGTTACAGTATCAATCGACGCGGCTGGTGCGTGGTTGGACTCACTTAGAGCGACAACAGGGTGGTATTGGCTCCCGTGGTGCTGGTGAATCTCAGTTGGAAACCGACCGCCGCTTAGTACGTAATCGCGTTAGCCAAATTCATAAACGGCTGGAAAAGGTGCGTGCCCAGCGCAATCAGGGCCGTCGTGCGCGTCAGCGTTCATCCATTCCAACGGTTGCCATTGTGGGTTATACCAACGCCGGTAAATCGACCTTGTTTAATGCGTTAACGACATCCGAGGTGTATGCCGCTGATCAGTTATTTGCCACATTGGACCCAACCCTGCGTCGTCATAGTGTTGATGATATCGGAGAGGTGGTGCTGGCCGATACGGTCGGATTTATTCGTCATTTGCCGCATAAATTAGTGGAAGCTTTCCGCGCAACTTTGCAGGAAGCGGCAGAGGCGGATTTGCTGATGCATGTAATTGACTGTGCAGCAGATGAGCGTGATTCCAATATTGAACAGGTGGAGATGGTGCTGGGCGAAATCGAAGCCGACGAAGTATCTCAGTTGCGGGTATATAATAAGATCGACTTATTAGAACACGGTGAAGCCCGTATTGATCGTGATGATCAGGGGTTGCCTGTTGCGGTGTGGTTATCGGCACGTGAACACGAAGGTTTCGATTTGCTGAATAAAGCGATTGCGGAGCTGCTTGGTGACGATTTATTTGCTGAAGAAATTCGACTCAGACCTGCAGAATCCAAGTTGCGCGCTATTCTTTATGACATGGGCGCCATTCGTGAAGAGGCTTATACGGATGACGGCGATATATTGTTGCAAATCCGTATGCAACGTCAGGATTTTCGTCGTGCAATCGCCAAAGCAGGAATAACAGAACACCGATTTTTGCCGCAGCAAAAAGAACCCTGGCAATAACCGTACTGATAAATGCAGTCGCAACGAAATAATCTGCTTGGATTGACAGTCTTTGACCGATGGAGACTGTCTATCGTGCCTAAAACGTATATCATTGTTGAGCGCTTTGAGGCGCTTTTTGAACTGTCTGCCTGACTGGAGAGACTTATGGCCTGGAATGAGCCTGGCGGTAATGGCCCCAAAGATCCATGGGGTAACAACGATCGCGGCGATCGTGGAAATGACAACCGCGGTAATAACAATCGCGGTGGTAATCAGCCGCCCGATCTGGATGAAGCATTAAAACAACTGCTGGACAAGCTCAACGGCATGTTCGGTGGTCGCGGTAACAACAACCGCAATAATAACAACCAGGGCAGCGGTGCCGGTGGCATGTTCGGCATTGCTGCTGTTGTGCTGGTAGTGATGTTAGGTTTTAACGCCGTTTACACCCTGGATGAACAGGAACGGGGTGTGGTTTTACGGTTGGGTGAATACCTGAAGACAGAACAGCCCGGCCTGCGTTTCAAGATCCCGCTGGTCGATAGCGTGATTCCGGTTAATACCACCAAAGTTCGTGAAGCTGAAATCAAAGAACGGATGCTGACGGAAGACGAAAACATCGTCGAAGTTGAATTAAACGCTCAGTACCGTGTGGTTGATCCGGTCTCGTTCGCACTGCGTGTTGAGGCGCCGGAACGTACTTTATTGTCTGCTGCCGAGAGTGCGCTGCGTCATGAAGTTGGTTCCACTGAGATGGACCCGATTCTGACCACCGGTCGTGCTGAATTGGCTGAGAAAGTTCAGCTGCGTCTGCAGGATTATCTGGAGCGTTACCAGACCGGTATGGTTCTGACCAATGTCAACATTAAAGATGCCCGCCCACCGGCTCAGGTGAAGGCTGCGTTTGATGATGTTCAGAAAGCCAAACAGGATAAAGAGCGCTTTATTAACGAATCGGAAGCTTATGCAAACTCGATTGTTCCGGAAGCACGTGGTCGTGCTCAGCGTCAGTTGGAAGAAGCGTCGGCTTACAAAGAACGTATCATTGCTCGCGCAGAAGGTGAGGCGGCTCGTTTTGATAACCTCTACAGCGAATACAAAAATGCGCCGAAGGTAACCCGTGAGCGTCTTTACATTGAGTCGATCACGGAGGTCTACAACAAAGCCAGCAAGGTGATGGTGGACGTTGATGGTGGTAACAATATGATGTATCTGCCATTAGATCAGATTGTTAAAAATATGCCGGCGCAAAGCAAAACCGGTGCTATTTCTGATAATGAAATTTCACGTCTGACCGATCGCGTATTGAATGAAGTACGTGCCCGTCAGAATTCTTCTTCTTCATCATCTCGTCGTGGGGAGGGTCGCTAATGTCTCCTAAAGCTATGTTAGCTGTCATCGCTCTGGGCATCGTTGCACTGGTTGCCAGTCAGGGCCTTTACGTGGTGAATGAAACTGAGCGTGCGATTAAGCTTCAGTTCGGTGAAATCGTTGAGGCTGATATTCAGCCCGGTCTGCACTGGAAAAGTCCGCTGATTCAGGAGGTCAAACGCTTTGATGCACGAGTACTGACACTCGACACCAATCCATCGCGCTTCCTGACGGCCGGTAAAAAATACGTGATTGTTGATTCCTTCGCTAAATGGCGCATTAAAGATGTGCGTGCTTACTACAAGGCCACCTCTGGCGATCGTTTCCAGGCTTCGAACTTGTTAGCCAACCTGGTAAACAAAGGTCTGCGTGATGAAATTGCTGCTCGCTCTCTGCATGAGGTGGTTTCCGGTGAACGTGACGAATTGATGACCAAGTTGACCACGGCGCTGAATACCGAAACTCAGGATGATCTGGGGATTGAAGTTCTGGATGTTCGGGTTAAAGCAGTGGATCTTCCTGATGATCTGAGTAACTCGGTGTATAACCGAATGTCGGCTGAGCGAGAGCGTGAAGCCCGCGAGCACCGATCTCAAGGTAAAGAGCTTGCTGAAGGTATTGAAGCAGATGCGGATCGTCAAAAGACGGTTATCGAAGCGGAAGCCTATCGTGATGCAGAGCGCACCAAAGGTGAAGGTGATGCACAAGCGGCCAAGATCTACGCTCAGGCGTATACCAAAGATCCTGAGTTTTATGCATTCACGCGCAGCCTGAAAGCTTATGAAGAGACCTTCAAGCAGAACGACGTGATTATGCTGAAGCCCGACAGCGACTTCTTCCGTTACATGAAGGATGCCGCAGGCCAATAGGCGGTTGCATAGTCAGTAATCGTAGCGCCGGAACTCTCTGCGGGTTCCGGCGTTTTTGTTTCTGAGTTACTTATTCGTCTGGCTAGAACCTGAAGTTATATGCAACGGGGGTGTTCTTACCAATTGACACAAGCAAAGCGGATTCAAAGGAATTGCGCCTAAATTATGTTCATTGCCTTATGGCTTTGGTAGAATCCTGCAACCGGGCGACACGCCCGGTTTTTTTGTGCGGTTAAAAAGGTAAACAACAGTGCAACTCGACTTCTGGCGGGAAATCGCCATCGCTGTTTGCCTGGTATTTATCCTCGAGGGGGCGTTACCGTTTTTATACCCTGCCCGCTGGCGAACACTGGTACAGCAGCTTGCCGAAGTGGATGACCGCACAATGCGAATGACCGGTCTGTTCAGCATGTTGCTGGGGCTGGGGCTTCTCTATCTGATCAATTGATAAGGCTGAATCATGACACGCGCTGACCGTTGGCTATTGCCGGATGGTATTGATGAAGTGTTGCCGCCTCAGGCGCGGCAAATCGAGGTTTTACGTCGTCACCTGCTCGATTTGCTGGATCATTGGGGCTATGACTTTGTGATTCCGCCGGCGCTGGAGTATCTGGACTCTTTGTTAACCGGTACTGGCAAAGATCTGGATCTGCGTACCTTTAAGGTGACCGACCAATTGTCGGGTCGCATGATGGGTCTGAGTGCCGATACCACGCCTCAGGTTGCTCGTATTGATGCTCACAGCCTCGCTCCGGAAGGGGTTAGCCGCCTGAGCTATTGCCGCACGGTTTTTCATGCTAAAGCGCCATCCTTGCTTGCCAACCGAACGCCAACCCAGATCGGTGCGGAATTATACGGTGAAGCGGGTGTCGCGGCTGACGTTGAGATCATCAGTTTAATGGTGGCGATGATTGACAAGGCCGGCATCAAAGATATCCACCTGGATTTGGGGCACGTTGGTGTTTTCCGTGCCCTGGCTGATAAAGCGGGTATCAGCGCTGAGCAACAGAACGAATTATTTGATCTGCTGAAGCTGAAATGTGCTTCTGACCTGGATGCCTGGGCCGATCGTGAAATCAAAGACGCTAAATTGTGTGAGGCTTTTAAACTTCTCACTCGTTTGCAGGGCGATCGGAAGCTGTTAGATGAATCCATCGCTCGCCTGGCTGAGTTGGTACCGGAAACTTCAGCGGAGTTACAACACATTCAGAAGGTGACGGATCAGCTGGCGATGCGTTTCCCGAATACGCCGTTCTATTTTGATTTAACCGAACTGCGTGGTTACGACTATCACACCGGTCTGGTGTTTGCGGCTTATGTTCCGGGTTACGGTGATGCCGTCGCTCAGGGCGGTCGTTACGATGAAACCGGTGCCGTATTTGGACGTGCGCGTCCGGCAACCGGGTTCAGTGCTGATTTAAAAGTGCTGGCACGTTTCGGCACTCAGCCGGTGGCCAGAAAGCAAACCGTCGTCGCCCCTGGCAGTGACGATCCACTGTTGTGGGAAAAAATTCAGCAATTGCGCGAGCAGGGTGTTCGTGTGCTGGTACAGCTGAACGCAGAAGCGATCCCGGCGGATCAGACTCTGCAATTTCAGGCAGGTCAGTGGCAACTGGTCGACGCCTGAGAGAATTCATTTTTTATTGAAAACAGGCCGAGTTGAGTGAATCAACAAGGCCCTAACAGAGTGATAGATACCGAGATGGGCAAAAGCGTTGTTGTTCTGGGCACCCAATGGGGTGACGAAGGTAAAGGTAAAATTGTTGATCTGCTGACAGAGAAGGCGACTGCGGTTGTGCGTTTTCAGGGCGGTCACAATGCGGGTCATACCCTGGTGATCGACGGTGTTAAAACCGCACTGCACCTGATCCCGTCTGGCATTTTGCGCGATAACGTGCGCTGTATTATCGGTAATGGTGTCGTGTTGGCACCGGACGCGCTGTTAAAAGAAGTGCGCTCTCTGGAAGAGCGTGGCGTACCGGTAATGGAGCGCCTGCGTATTTCCCATGCCTGCCCACTCATTCTGCCTTACCACGTTGCTCTGGATCAGGCGCGTGAGATCAAGCGTGGTAACGCTAAGATCGGTACTACCGGTCGTGGTATTGGCCCGGCTTATGAAGATAAAGTATCTCGTCGTGGTCTGCGTGTTGGTGATATGTTCCAGCCGGAATTTGCTGACAAGCTGAAAGAAGTGATGGAATTCCACAACTTCTCGCTGAAGAACTACTACGGTGTTGATGAAGTCAGCTACGAAGACACTCTGGCATCTTGTCATGAGTGGGCTGCGCAAATTAAAGACATCGTTGTTGATGCAGTGGATATGGTTCATACCATCCGCGAGCAGGGCGGTGACATCATGTTCGAAGGTGCTCAGGGTACTCTGTTAGATATTGACCACGGTACCTATCCGTTTGTTACCTCATCAAATACTACCGCTGGCGGTGTTGCCTGTGGTTCTGGTGTGGGCCCGTTGTATCTGGATCAGATCATGGGTATCACCAAAGCGTATACCACTCGTGTTGGTTCCGGTCCTTTTCCAACGGAGCTGTTCGATGAGGTGGGTGAACATCTGGCGACTGTTGGTCATGAGAAAGGTACTACCACGGGTCGTTCCCGTCGTTGTGGCTGGTTCGATGCCGCACTGGTTAAACATGCAATCCGTGTGAACTCAGTCAACGCGATCTGCCTGACCAAGCTGGATGTACTGGATGGTCTGGAAACCGTTAAGGTGTGCGTTGGTTACGAAGACGAAAATGGTAACCGCATGAACGTTCCGGCAAGCGCTGATCAGTTCGACAAAATTACCCCGGTATACGAAGAGCTGCCAGGTTGGACTGAGAGCACAGTGGGTGCACAGAAGCTTGAGGATCTTCCGGAAAATGCTAAGGCTTATATTCGTTTTGTTGAAAAAGCGATCGAAGCGCCAATTGATATTATCTCTACAGGTCCTGACCGCGTACAAACTATTGTGCTGCGTCATAGCTTCGAGCTTTAACGGAACACGTCTAGTATTGGTAGGGAGTGTTAAGAGTTAGCTGAACAACGTTCGTTTAATATCGGGTGGTTGTGTGTGATTGCTAACTTTACCTTACTTCGACCACTTCGGTGGCCTTGCCTAAAAAAATCAAAAAAACCGCCCATTGGCGGTTTTTTTATCGCTGATTTTTGACGAGTGTATTATGTCTGACTCTGCAGCCCGAACGGATTCCCGTATGGTCGAAACCAACCAGCACGATTTGCATGAGCGTCTGGAACAGGTGGTGAAAAAACACCTCCAAGAGCCGTTTCGTAAACCCTTTCATGATGCGACGGTGGAGGCATTTTATCGCATTAAAGAAGTCTGGCAGGCGGATGGTCGCCCACTGATCCTGGATTCCTGCTGCGGTGTGGGCGAAAGTACAGTGAACTTAGCTGAGCGCCATCCGGATGCTTTTATTCTTGGGTTAGATAAATCCGGTTGTCGTATTGAAAAGCACGATAGCTACCGCCGTACGGCAGATAACTATTTATTAGCGCGTGTTGATTTAAATGATTTTTGGCGCTTGGCCGCTGCAGATAGCTGGCAGCCAACGCATCACTATATTCTCTACCCAAATCCCTGGCCAAAGGCAGCTCACCTGAAACGTCGCTGGCACGGTGCGCCGGTATTTCCATATTTGTTGCTGTTGGGTGGGCAGCTGCAGATGCGTTCGAATTTCCCACTGTATTTGCAGGAATTCCAGCAGGCGCTGAAAGTGGCGGGTTTAGCTGGTGAGTTTTCGCCGTTGACGTTTGAAGGTGAGAATGGAGATGCCAGAGATATCACACCTTTTGAACGTAAATACCGTTTAAGTGATCAGTCATTATTTCGCCTGGATGCCGATTTATCGAATTTTGATGTATCCTGGCGTGCTCAGCTGACATTGCCAGGGAAAGCGATCAGGCGCTGATCGTATTGCGACCGCGCTCCTTCGATTTATACAGTTGAGCATCGGCGCGCGAGAACATGCTGTCTTGCGTATCACCAGGCTGAAACTCGGAAATACCGATACTCAGTGTGGGTGGATTGCCGGTTTCTGGGTGCGCGATCGGGAATGTCTCGAGCTGCAGTTGCAGGCGGCGGGCCAGATCTTCGGCTTGTTCGGCATTGGTTTCCGGACAGATAATACAAAACTCATCCCCCCCCCATCGACCAATCACATCGGATGGTCTCGAGCTGGTCACCAGTAACTCAGCAACCACGCGGATAATATTGTCTCCGGATTGATGGCCAAGGATGTCATTGATCGGTTTAAAGTGATCGATATCGATCAGAATGAGCGACATGTCGTGCTGATAACGACGGCTGCGCTCAATCTCGCTACAAAAACGACGATCGATGCCAGAGCGGTTGCGCGTGCCTGTCAGGTGGTCGGTTTCGGAACGTTGTTTTAATTCCAGCTCCTCTTTGCGTGAGCGAATGACAGCGATAGTGTGAGCCTTCTTTTTGTCCGGGAACGTCGCCACTTCAATATCGAGAGGCAGTCTTTCACCACTTTTATGGGTACCGTAAAAATGCTCGCTGCCAGTGCGGACCAAAGAAAGCGGATTGCTGGGTGCATCGCCGATAGTGCCGTGATCCAACAGGTCACGTATTGACCGGCTTTTGATTTCGTCTTCACTGTAACCAAAGATTTCGCTCACTTTAGGGTTAGCGCGTATGACTTTTCCGCGGCTATCAACGACTAATAAGCCGTCAGGGATGACGGAAAACAGTGTTTCCAGGTTGTTTTTTGCGGAGGTGGTGCGGATAACCAGATAGCTGCTGTACAGCGTAAAAACAATCAGTGCTGGAATACCCAGCCAGGTCAGAATCTGTACCCTGTTCTGCGCTGTATTCAGTAGGCTATCGGTTTGTTGCTTTACTTTGTGGTAGTTATTCTCCAAGTGTATGTTCAGGGTTGCCAAAGCTTCCGCTGCGAACCTGTCATCAACGTGGATGCGTTCATCAAGTTTACTGACACTCAGCCTGGTAGCTAGCGCGTGATTGATACCCTGA contains:
- the hfq gene encoding RNA chaperone Hfq, whose amino-acid sequence is MSKGHSLQDPYLNQLRKERIPVSIFLVNGIKLQGQIESFDQFVILLKNTVSQMVYKHAISTVVPSRNVRLAPADSGVEAAEE
- the hflX gene encoding GTPase HflX translates to MFFERPTNNSGQKQGGETAILVHIDFPEGLNREDLNEFRELVISAGADPLELVTAKRSTPDPKTFIGLGKVEEIRDMLNLHDCQLVMFNHALSPSQERNLEKALECRVVDRTGLILDIFAQRARTHEGKLQVELAQLQYQSTRLVRGWTHLERQQGGIGSRGAGESQLETDRRLVRNRVSQIHKRLEKVRAQRNQGRRARQRSSIPTVAIVGYTNAGKSTLFNALTTSEVYAADQLFATLDPTLRRHSVDDIGEVVLADTVGFIRHLPHKLVEAFRATLQEAAEADLLMHVIDCAADERDSNIEQVEMVLGEIEADEVSQLRVYNKIDLLEHGEARIDRDDQGLPVAVWLSAREHEGFDLLNKAIAELLGDDLFAEEIRLRPAESKLRAILYDMGAIREEAYTDDGDILLQIRMQRQDFRRAIAKAGITEHRFLPQQKEPWQ
- the hflK gene encoding FtsH protease activity modulator HflK, giving the protein MAWNEPGGNGPKDPWGNNDRGDRGNDNRGNNNRGGNQPPDLDEALKQLLDKLNGMFGGRGNNNRNNNNQGSGAGGMFGIAAVVLVVMLGFNAVYTLDEQERGVVLRLGEYLKTEQPGLRFKIPLVDSVIPVNTTKVREAEIKERMLTEDENIVEVELNAQYRVVDPVSFALRVEAPERTLLSAAESALRHEVGSTEMDPILTTGRAELAEKVQLRLQDYLERYQTGMVLTNVNIKDARPPAQVKAAFDDVQKAKQDKERFINESEAYANSIVPEARGRAQRQLEEASAYKERIIARAEGEAARFDNLYSEYKNAPKVTRERLYIESITEVYNKASKVMVDVDGGNNMMYLPLDQIVKNMPAQSKTGAISDNEISRLTDRVLNEVRARQNSSSSSSRRGEGR
- the hflC gene encoding protease modulator HflC — its product is MSPKAMLAVIALGIVALVASQGLYVVNETERAIKLQFGEIVEADIQPGLHWKSPLIQEVKRFDARVLTLDTNPSRFLTAGKKYVIVDSFAKWRIKDVRAYYKATSGDRFQASNLLANLVNKGLRDEIAARSLHEVVSGERDELMTKLTTALNTETQDDLGIEVLDVRVKAVDLPDDLSNSVYNRMSAEREREAREHRSQGKELAEGIEADADRQKTVIEAEAYRDAERTKGEGDAQAAKIYAQAYTKDPEFYAFTRSLKAYEETFKQNDVIMLKPDSDFFRYMKDAAGQ
- a CDS encoding DUF2065 family protein; translated protein: MQLDFWREIAIAVCLVFILEGALPFLYPARWRTLVQQLAEVDDRTMRMTGLFSMLLGLGLLYLIN
- a CDS encoding ATP phosphoribosyltransferase regulatory subunit; its protein translation is MTRADRWLLPDGIDEVLPPQARQIEVLRRHLLDLLDHWGYDFVIPPALEYLDSLLTGTGKDLDLRTFKVTDQLSGRMMGLSADTTPQVARIDAHSLAPEGVSRLSYCRTVFHAKAPSLLANRTPTQIGAELYGEAGVAADVEIISLMVAMIDKAGIKDIHLDLGHVGVFRALADKAGISAEQQNELFDLLKLKCASDLDAWADREIKDAKLCEAFKLLTRLQGDRKLLDESIARLAELVPETSAELQHIQKVTDQLAMRFPNTPFYFDLTELRGYDYHTGLVFAAYVPGYGDAVAQGGRYDETGAVFGRARPATGFSADLKVLARFGTQPVARKQTVVAPGSDDPLLWEKIQQLREQGVRVLVQLNAEAIPADQTLQFQAGQWQLVDA
- a CDS encoding adenylosuccinate synthase, translating into MGKSVVVLGTQWGDEGKGKIVDLLTEKATAVVRFQGGHNAGHTLVIDGVKTALHLIPSGILRDNVRCIIGNGVVLAPDALLKEVRSLEERGVPVMERLRISHACPLILPYHVALDQAREIKRGNAKIGTTGRGIGPAYEDKVSRRGLRVGDMFQPEFADKLKEVMEFHNFSLKNYYGVDEVSYEDTLASCHEWAAQIKDIVVDAVDMVHTIREQGGDIMFEGAQGTLLDIDHGTYPFVTSSNTTAGGVACGSGVGPLYLDQIMGITKAYTTRVGSGPFPTELFDEVGEHLATVGHEKGTTTGRSRRCGWFDAALVKHAIRVNSVNAICLTKLDVLDGLETVKVCVGYEDENGNRMNVPASADQFDKITPVYEELPGWTESTVGAQKLEDLPENAKAYIRFVEKAIEAPIDIISTGPDRVQTIVLRHSFEL
- a CDS encoding SAM-dependent methyltransferase; the protein is MSDSAARTDSRMVETNQHDLHERLEQVVKKHLQEPFRKPFHDATVEAFYRIKEVWQADGRPLILDSCCGVGESTVNLAERHPDAFILGLDKSGCRIEKHDSYRRTADNYLLARVDLNDFWRLAAADSWQPTHHYILYPNPWPKAAHLKRRWHGAPVFPYLLLLGGQLQMRSNFPLYLQEFQQALKVAGLAGEFSPLTFEGENGDARDITPFERKYRLSDQSLFRLDADLSNFDVSWRAQLTLPGKAIRR
- a CDS encoding sensor domain-containing diguanylate cyclase, yielding MPAPQTINHQYKSCAHVRIISILFIVTFLILVNLSLSTTRAIDNLNNEWHEYSAQTQHKFHLISQIRASLGYAGFIHHYKNYVIRRDANYLVQAKQSMTDTQRLLRQYLELPIHQEEMHALNGLATIMGNYKRKLQGINHALATRLSVSKLDERIHVDDRFAAEALATLNIHLENNYHKVKQQTDSLLNTAQNRVQILTWLGIPALIVFTLYSSYLVIRTTSAKNNLETLFSVIPDGLLVVDSRGKVIRANPKVSEIFGYSEDEIKSRSIRDLLDHGTIGDAPSNPLSLVRTGSEHFYGTHKSGERLPLDIEVATFPDKKKAHTIAVIRSRKEELELKQRSETDHLTGTRNRSGIDRRFCSEIERSRRYQHDMSLILIDIDHFKPINDILGHQSGDNIIRVVAELLVTSSRPSDVIGRWGGDEFCIICPETNAEQAEDLARRLQLQLETFPIAHPETGNPPTLSIGISEFQPGDTQDSMFSRADAQLYKSKERGRNTISA